The Methylocystis sp. ATCC 49242 region CTCATCAGCCGGCCGCTGCCGCGCCAGGAGTTTCTCGCCTTTCTCGCCGCCTGGCGGCCCGACCGGCTGGAGCCGGCGTCCGCCGCGGGCGGAATGCTGCCCTGATCTATTCTTCCTCGCCGAAGCGGTTGGCGACGAGCGCCTCCAGCGCGTCGAGCGCTTCCTTCGCCTGCGGGCCGGCGGCGGTCACGGTGATCGTCGAGCCCTTGCCGGCGCCAAGCGTCAGAATGCCCATGATCGAGCTGCCGCCGACCGTCTCGCCTTCCTTGGAGACGGTGATCTCCGCGTCGAATTTTTCGCAACACTGCACGAATTTGGCCGTTGCGCGGGCGTGCAGGCCCTTCTTGTTGATGATCGGAAGATCGCGAGACAGGGCGCTTTGCGCAGCCGGCTCCTGCGTGTCGGGCATGAGATCCGTCATTTCGAATTGAGAACCTTGCTGGCGATATAAACATATTTGCGGCCGGCGTCCTGCGCCGCCAGAACGGCCTGCTCCAGCGGAGCCGTGTCGCGCACCGAGGCGAGCTTGATGAGCATCGGCAGGTTCACCCCGGCGAGCACTTCCACCTTGCCGCCGTTCATGACCGAGATCGCGAGATTCGACGGGGTCCCGCCGAACATGTCGGTCAGCAGCACCACGCCGTCGCCGCTGTCGGATTCGCGAATGGCCTCGATGATGTCGCGCCGGCGGCGCTCCATGTCGTCCTCGGGGCCGATGGAGATCGCGACGAGCTGCTCCTGGGGGCCCACGACATGTTCGAGCGCGGCGCGAAACTCCGTGGCGAGGTGGCCATGGGTCACCAGGACCATTCCGATCATTCGACCCTACCACTCATGAAGACGTCTCGAGCTGCGCAGATGCCTTGGTGACGGATGATATCTTATGCCCGCGGCGGCGGTTCGTCGCCCGCGGCAGCATATACAAGCAAAACCGTCGCGCCACTTCTCATTTCGCCAGGCGCCGGACAGGGGCGACATTTTGTGCAACGCGGCGAAATTCGCAAGTAAAAAGAACATTGGCGTATTATTTTATCGTAACTGATTGAATAAAATTGAAAATCTGTGCGACTGCGGCGTCGCCGCCGCCCGCGAGGCGCCGTCGCGGCAGGGTAAGGCCGAGCAGTTTCGCGCATTTCTCGTCCTCCTCCGGATAGCGTTCCGGCGGCCTTTCGGCCTCGCAGAGGTCAACGACCGCATGAATGACGCAAGCGGGCTCATGCGGGATCTCGAGCAGCCCTTCGCCGCGCGCCTCGATCAATCCGCGAATTGCGGGATGCGGCCGGGCGATCAATCGTCCCCCCAGCGCCTCGATTGCAACGCGGTCGTCGCCGACGAGACGGGCGAAATCGCCGCGCGCCTGCGCCTGCGCGATCAGCGCGAGGGTGAGCGCGCTTTTCCCCGCGCCGGAGGGGCCGCGCGCCAACAGTCCGCGCTCTCCGATGACAAGGGCGTTGGCGTGGATGTGGACGCTCGCCGGCGCGCCGCTCATCGCGCCGCCGGCAGCCAGACTACGAATCGCGCGCCGAGCACGACGTCGTTGGGTTCCGGCTCGTCCGTGCCCTGCGGATGCCGGCGCGTGCGGTTGAGCGCGCGGATGCGCCCGCCATGCGCCTCGATGATCTGGCGCGAGATGGAGAGGCCGAGGCCGGAGTTCTGCCCGAAGCCCGCCTCCGGGCGGTCGGTGTAGAAACGCTCGAAGACGCGCTCGAAAGCGCCTTCGGGAATCCCCGGCCCGTCGTCGTCGACGATGATCTCATAGCCCTCGAGCTGGACGCCGCCGGGGCCCTTGGCGCGTTCCGGCCACAGCAGCACGCGCACGCTGCCGCCGGGCGTGGAGAAGGAGCGGGCGTTGTCGATGAGATTGTTGAAGACCTGGCCGAGCCGCGAATCATGGCCGAGCACGCGCCATCGCCTGCGCGGGGGTTCCGCCGGCGAGGGACGCATCGTCAATTCGATTTTCACCCCGTCGCCGCGATCGACGGCGCGGGCGACGTCGACGACGGTGAGCAGAGCGGCGGAGAGATCGACGTGATCCATGTCGGCGCGGGCGAGCTCGGCGTCGAGACGCGAGGCGTCGGAAATATCGCTGATCAGGCGGTCGAGCCGGCCGACGTCGTGCTTGATGATGGCGAGCAGGCGGTCGCGCGCGGAGTCGGTCTTCGCAATAGGCAATGTCTCGACCGCGCTGCGCAGCGACGTCAGCGGATTCTTGAGCTCATGGGCGACGTCGGCGGCGAAGTGCTCGATCGCCTCGATGCGGTTGTAAAGCGCGGTCGTCATGTCGCGCAACGCGCCGGAGAGATGGCCGATTTCGTCCTGACGGTCGGAGAAATCGGGAATTTCCTGACGCGACTTGGCGCCGCGGCGCACGCGCTCGGCCGCCTCGGCGAGGCGGCGCATCGGCTCGGTGATGGTGTTGGTGAAGAAGAGCGACAGCAGCAGCATCACGCCGGCGGAAACGAGAAAGATGCGGATGATGCCCCAGCGCTCGGTGGCGATGATCGCGTCGATGTCGCCGCCCATCGTCGAGAGCAGCAGCGCGCCGCGCACGGAGCGGAAGCGCTGCACGGGCACGGCCACGGAGATGATGGTCTCGCCCTTTTCATTCGCGCGAACCACCGAATGGGCGTGGCCCTCGAGCGCGCTGCCGACTTCGGGATAGGTCTTGCCGTTGCCCATGCCGATGTCTTCGTAGAGCGGCAGTTCCGGACGGCGAACGAGCCGGCGCAGGAAATCGAGCGAGCGCTGAAGGAAGGACGAGGCGTCGAGCGTCGTCGGCTGTCCGCCCGACGGCGGCAGCTCGAAGCGTAGGATGTTCGAGCGACCCGTGACGGAGCGCGAATCGAGCAGCAGGTAGCCGTCGCGGTCATAAATGCGCGCGCGCAGCCGCGTCGGCGAGACGAGACGGCGCAGCAGAGGGCCGACGCGCTCGGGATTGAGCGAAAATTCGAGCGACGGCTGGCCCTCGCTCGCGCTGGCGCTTTCGCCCGGCGCGAGCTTCAGGAGCTTCTCGGGGTCGATGGTGATGGCGTCGGTGTCGACCGTCGCGGACGCGGCGATGGCGGCCGCGATGATCTCGCCCTGCGTCTGCAGGCTCTGCACGCGGGCGTCGATCAGGCCCTCGCGGAACTGGTTGAGATAGAGAAACCCGCCCAGCAGCGCGACGAGCCCGCCGAGATTGAGCACGACGATGCGCCGCGTGAGCGAGGAGGACAGGTGCGATTGAACGAGGCGCGACAGGCGCTTCAGCCGCAGGGAGAGCGCGCGCCCCGTCCGCGCCGGACGCGGTTGGGCGACGCGTTCGCTTTGGGCGGGACCGCTTTCTCGCGCCCGAGCCTCGTCCGGGCGTTTCTCCACGTCGGCGAGGTCGCCGCTGCCGTCGGATGCGCTCATAGCTCGCGTTACCCCTCGCGGGGACGATGGTGACATGGGCCGGCGCTACATTTCCTTGAAGCGGTATCCGACGCCGTAAAGCGTTTCAATCATCTCGAAATCGGGATCGACAACCTTGAACTTCTTGCGCAGCCGCTTGATGTGGCTGTCGATGGTGCGGTCGTCGACATAGACCTGATCGTCATAGGCCGCGTCCATCAGGGCGTTGCGGCTCTTCACCACGCCCGGCCGCTGCGCCAGCGACTGCAGGATCAGGAATTCCGTGACGGTCAGCACGACGGGATCGCCGCGCCAGGTGCAGGTGTGGCGCTCGGGGTCCATCACCAGCAGCCCGCGCTCCAGCACCTTCGCTTCGGTCTCTTTCTGCGCGGCGGCTTCCTTGGGATTGGCGCGGCGCAGGATCGCCTTCACGCGCTCGACGAGGAGCCGCTGCGAGAAGGGCTTATGGATGAAATCGTCCGCGCCCATCTTGAGCCCGAACAATTCGTCGATCTCCTCGTCCTTGGAGGTGAGGAAAATCACCGGAATGTCGGATTTCTGGCGCAGGCGGCGCAGGAGCTCCATTCCGTCCATGCGCGGCATCTTGATGTCGAAGATCGCGAGGTCGGGCGGATTGGCGCGCAGGCCGTCCAGCGCCTGGGCGCCGTCGGTGTAGGTTTGAACGCGATACCCCTCTCCCTCGAGCGCGATGGACACTGAGGTCAGGATGTTGCGATCGTCGTCGACGAGAGCGATGGTCGGCATGATCACCCTTTGTTGTTGGCGGCGACAGGCTGCGTCATGTAGCGCGTCGGGGCGCTTTCCAGCGCCGGCTGAAACACCCGGTCCTACGCCAGGGGCGGCGCTACGCCGGTCGAGTCTCTCGCCCGGCGACCCGCGGGCGGCTCTCGGCGTCGACAAAGTCCGGGCCTATCGCGGCCGAAATGTGGCAGACGATTGAAACTGCAACCGTCGGCGACGCACAAAGGAAGTTGCGGCGGCTGCGCCGACTTCCTGTTTTACTTATATACTCTTTTATCTCATAACGCACCCTGCTCACGTTCTGGCAAGAAAAAACAGGCGAAATCATGACGATAGGCAATCGGGGCGCAGGCCTCGCGCCGATCCCGAGGGATCCCCGGCAGGATCCCGACTTCGATCCGGCCGCCGAATCCCGGCGTCTGTTGCGCGCCATCCGCGTCGCCACGCTCGCGACGCTGACGGACGCCGGCGCGCCTTTCGCGACGCTCACGACCATCGCGACCGACTACGACGGAGCGCCGATTCTGCTGCTCTCGAAGCTTGCGCGTCACACGGGCTATCTCGAACGCGACGGGCGCTGTTCGCTGCTGCTGGCGCAGGGTGGTCGCGGCGATCCGATGGCCCATCCGCGCCTTACGCTCAACGCGACCGCCGCGCCCACGAAGGACCCGCTCGTCCGCGGCCGGTTCCTGCGCCGGAATCCGAAGGCCAGCCTCTACGCCGACTTCGCGGATTTCGGTTTCTGGCGGGCCGAGATCGACGCCGTTCACCTCAACGGCGGATTCGCCCGCGCAGCAAGTTTCGGCCCCGAGCATATTCTTTCCGACGTCAGCGGCGCGCAGGCGCTGATCGACGGGGAGGCGCGACTTGTCGATGAGATGAACGCGGACCAGGCCGGCACGCTGGCGTTGTGCGCGGAGAAGCTCGACCGGGCGAACCCCGGAAACTGGCGCGCCAGCGGAATCGACCCCGACGGCCTTGATCTCGTCAGCGGCGATGAAACGGCGCGGCTGACGTTTCCGCGGGCGGTTTCCACGCCGCAGGAGGCGCGCGAGGCCCTGTCGGAGCTCGCCCGCCTCGCCGAGGAAGCCTAGGCGGTCGCGAGGAAGGTCGCGATCTCGTCTTTCAGCGACAGGCGCTTCTTCTTGAGATCCTCGATCGTGGCGTCGTCGGCCGGCTCTACATTGGTCTCCATGCGATGAATGGAGCGGTTGAGCGTATGATATTCCTCGGCGATGCGGGCGAAATGCGCATTGCTGGTCTTCAGCGTATGGATCGCCTGGGCCTTCTCCGGAAATTCTTCATGCAGCTCATGCGCGACGTGGCTCATTTAGTTGTCTCCAGAACCTTCTTCATGTTGTGGCTTGTTTGCGACGGCGGCCGGAGGTCGTCGTCAGCTGCGCTATTCTAGCCTTGTCCGTCGCGGGAGAGAAAGGCCGCGAACGTCTTTGTCGTGCGGCCTTCCGTCGCGCGTTCTCCCGACGATGGAACAATTGGAAAGAAATTGTTTCGTGACGATCGAATCTCCGCTTGACGTCGCGGCGCCTCGCGATTAGGTTCCGCCCACTTTCGACAGGCCGTAAGTTCACGCCGTCGGCGAGCGCCTCGTTCGCGACCTTTCGAACTTAAACGCTGTCGCCTTGCCTGTGACCGCCAAGTTACGCCGGCTGAAAAACCGGTTTGGTAATCATCCCGTCGCCTAGCGGCGTCGGACAGGAAGGCACGATCCCGGTTCGCCGGGGTCCTCTGCGTCAGGAGCGCCTTGGCTTCGCGGCCATCGGCGCTTCGCTCGTTTGCGCCTCCACACGGACGCGCAGCCGGGTCATCCACGAAATCCGCCATTCGCTCGAAGCGAAGGACACTTGTTAATGCCGACGATCAGCCAGTTGATCCGCAAGCCGCGGCACCCGAAGACCTACCGCGAGAAGGCCCGCCATCTCGGCGCGTGCCCTCAGAAGCGCGGCGTGTGCACGCGCGTCTATACGACGACCCCGAAGAAGCCAAACTCCGCGCTTCGTAAGGTCGCTAAGGTGCGTCTGACGAACGGCTTCGAGGTCATCGGCTACATCCCCGGCGAGGGCCATAACCTTCAGGAGCACTCCGTGGTCATGATCCGCGGCGGCCGCGTGAAGGATCTTCCGGGCGTTCGCTATCACATTCTGCGCGGCGTGCTCGACACGCAGGGCGTCAAGGACCGCAAGCAACGCCGTTCGAAATACGGCGCGAAGCGTCCGAAGTAAGGAGACCTTCCGATGTCGAGACGTCACCGGGCGGAAAAGCGCGAAGTCATCGAGGACGCCAAGTATGGCGACATCGTTCTCGCGAAATTCATGAACTCGATCATGTACGACGGCAAGAAGTCGACCGCCGAACAGATCGTCTATGGCGCGCTGGACCAGGTCGAGGCGAAGGCCAAGAGCGACCCGCTCGCGGTCTTCAGGCAGGCGCTCGACAATGTCGCGCCGGCGATCGAGGTTCGTTCCCGTCGCGTCGGCGGCGCCACCTATCAGGTGCCGGTCGAAGTGCGCAACGAACGCCGTCAGGCCCTGGCGATCCGCTGGATCATCACGGCCGCGCGGGCCCGCAACGACAAGACCATGGTCGACCGTCTGTCGGCCGAGCTGCTCGACGCGTCGAACAACCGCGGCGCCGCCGTGAAGAAGCGCGAAGACACCCATCGCATGGCGGAAGCCAACCGCGCCTTCTCCCACTATCGCTGGTAAGGCGTCGCAGAAGATCTCATCGAGGACAGTGTAATGGCCCGCTCGCATCCGATCGAGGACTACCGCAACTTCGGCATCATGGCGCATATCGACGCCGGAAAGACGACGACGACGGAGCGCATCCTCTATTACTCCGGCAAGAGCCATAAAATCGGCGAGGTGCACGAAGGCGCCGCGACGATGGACTGGATGGAGCAGGAGCAGGAGCGCGGCATCACGATCACTTCCGCCGCGACGACGACCTTCTGGAACGGCAAGCGTCTGAACATCATCGACACGCCCGGCCACGTCGACTTCACCATTGAAGTCGAGCGCTCGCTGCGCGTCCTCGACGGCGCGGTTTGCGTTCTCGACGGCAACCAGGGCGTCGAGCCGCAGACGGAAACCGTCTGGCGCCAGGCCGACAAATACAAGGTTCCGCGCATCGTCTTCGTCAACAAGATGGACAAGATCGGCGCCGACTTCTTCCGCTGCGTGTCCGACATCAGCACGCGCGTCGGCGGCCGCCCGGTCTGCGTCCAGTTGCCGATCGGCGCCGAGAGCAATTTCAAGGGCGTCATCGACCTCATCCGCATGAAGGCGGTCGTCTGGGAAGACGAAGGCCTCGGCGCGAAATATCACGACGAAGAGATTCCGGCCGACCTTCTGGACAAGGCCAAGGAATATCGCACGGCGCTCATCGAGGCCGCCGTCGAGCTCGACGACGACGCCATGGCCGCCTATCTCGACGGCGCGGAGCCGGACGAAGCGACGTTGAAGTCCCTCATCCGCAAGGCTGTGCGCGGCATCGTGTTCCATCCGGTCTTCTGCGGCTCGGCCTTCAAGAACAAGGGCGTCCAGCCGCTGCTCGACGCGGTCGTCGACTTCCTGCCGTCGCCGATCGATCGCGAGGCGATCAAAGGCGTCGACATGGACTCGGGCGAGGAGATGGTTCGCAACCCCTCCGACGCCGAGCCCTTCTCCATGCTCGCCTTCAAGATCATGGACGACCCCTTCGTCGGCACCATTACCTTTGCGCGCGTCTATTCGGGCAAGATCGAGTCGGGCACGACCGTTCTCAACTCCACGAAGGACAAGAAAGAGCGCATTGGCCGCATGCTGCTGATGCACGCCAATAATCGCGAGGACATCAAGGAAGCCTATGCGGGCGACATCGTCGCGCTCGCCGGGCTCAAGGAGACCCGCACCGGCGACACGCTCTGCGACATGCAGAAGCCGGTCATCCTGGAGCGCATGGAGTTCCCGGAGCCGGTCATCGAGATCGCCATCGAGCCGAAGTCGAAGGCCGATCAGGAGAAGCTCGGCATCGCGCTGCAGAAACTCGCCGCCGAGGATCCGTCCTTCCGCGTCTCGACCGATCAGGAAAGCGGCCAGACTATCCTCAAGGGCATGGGCGAACTGCATCTCGACATCAAGGTCGACATTCTCAAGCGCACCTACAAGGTCGACGCGAACATCGGCGCCCCGCAGGTCGCCTATCGCGAGCGCCTCAGCAAGCGCGCCGAGATCGACTACACGCACAAGAAGCAGACCGGCGGCACGGGCCAGTTCGCCCGCGTCAAGATCGTCTTCGAGCCGAACGAGGCGGGCGCCGGCAATCAGTTCGAGAGCCAGATCGTCGGCGGCGCGGTGCCGAAGGAATATATCCCCGGCGTGCAGAAGGGCATCGACTCCGTGATGACCTCGGGCATTCTCGCGGGCTTCCCGGTCGTCGACATGAAGGCGACGCTGATCGATGGCGCCTTCCACGACGTCGACTCGTCGGTGCTGGCCTTCGAAATCGCCTCTCGCGCCGCGACCCGCGAGGCGCTGCAGAAGGGCGGCTCCGTGCTGCTCGAGCCGATCATGAAGGTCGAAGTGGTGACGCCGGAGGAATACACCGGCACGGTCATCGGCGATCTCAATTCGCGTCGTGGCCAGATCCAGGGTCAGGACATGCGCGCGAACGCCGTGGTGATCAACGCCATGGTGCCGCTCGCCAACATGTTCGGCTACGTCAACAATCTGCGCTCCGGCACGCAGGGACGCGCCAGCTACACGATGCTTTTCGATCACTACGAACAGGTGCCCGAGGCGGAGTCGAAGAAGGTTCAGGCCAAATACGCCTGATCTCGCGAACGCTACGGGTAAACGGAACTCTCTAAAGGAGCACGGCAATGGCCAAGGAAAAATTCTCGCGCACGAAGCCGCACTGCAACATCGGGACGATTGGACACGTCGACCATGGCAAGACGTCGTTGACGGCGGCGATCACGAAGGTTCTTGCGGAGACGGGCGGCGCGACGTTTACGGCCTACGACCAGATCGACAAGGCTCCGGAAGAGAAGGCTCGCGGCATCACGATTTCGACGGCGCATGTCGAATATGAGACGCAGAACCGCCATTACGCGCACGTCGACTGCCCCGGACACGCCGACTATGTGAAGAACATGATCACCGGCGCGGCGCAGATGGACGGCGCGATCCTCGTGGTTTCGGCGGCCGACGGCCCGATGCCGCAGACGCGCGAGCACATCCTTCTGGCCCGCCAGGTCGGCGTTCCGGCGCTTGTGGTGTTCCTGAACAAGGTCGACATGGTCGACGATCCGGAGCTGCTCGAGCTCGTCGAGCTCGAGGTCCGCGAGCTTCTGTCGAAGTATGACTTCCCCGGCGACGACATTCC contains the following coding sequences:
- a CDS encoding HPr family phosphocarrier protein; the encoded protein is MTDLMPDTQEPAAQSALSRDLPIINKKGLHARATAKFVQCCEKFDAEITVSKEGETVGGSSIMGILTLGAGKGSTITVTAAGPQAKEALDALEALVANRFGEEE
- a CDS encoding response regulator transcription factor; the encoded protein is MPTIALVDDDRNILTSVSIALEGEGYRVQTYTDGAQALDGLRANPPDLAIFDIKMPRMDGMELLRRLRQKSDIPVIFLTSKDEEIDELFGLKMGADDFIHKPFSQRLLVERVKAILRRANPKEAAAQKETEAKVLERGLLVMDPERHTCTWRGDPVVLTVTEFLILQSLAQRPGVVKSRNALMDAAYDDQVYVDDRTIDSHIKRLRKKFKVVDPDFEMIETLYGVGYRFKEM
- the fusA gene encoding elongation factor G translates to MARSHPIEDYRNFGIMAHIDAGKTTTTERILYYSGKSHKIGEVHEGAATMDWMEQEQERGITITSAATTTFWNGKRLNIIDTPGHVDFTIEVERSLRVLDGAVCVLDGNQGVEPQTETVWRQADKYKVPRIVFVNKMDKIGADFFRCVSDISTRVGGRPVCVQLPIGAESNFKGVIDLIRMKAVVWEDEGLGAKYHDEEIPADLLDKAKEYRTALIEAAVELDDDAMAAYLDGAEPDEATLKSLIRKAVRGIVFHPVFCGSAFKNKGVQPLLDAVVDFLPSPIDREAIKGVDMDSGEEMVRNPSDAEPFSMLAFKIMDDPFVGTITFARVYSGKIESGTTVLNSTKDKKERIGRMLLMHANNREDIKEAYAGDIVALAGLKETRTGDTLCDMQKPVILERMEFPEPVIEIAIEPKSKADQEKLGIALQKLAAEDPSFRVSTDQESGQTILKGMGELHLDIKVDILKRTYKVDANIGAPQVAYRERLSKRAEIDYTHKKQTGGTGQFARVKIVFEPNEAGAGNQFESQIVGGAVPKEYIPGVQKGIDSVMTSGILAGFPVVDMKATLIDGAFHDVDSSVLAFEIASRAATREALQKGGSVLLEPIMKVEVVTPEEYTGTVIGDLNSRRGQIQGQDMRANAVVINAMVPLANMFGYVNNLRSGTQGRASYTMLFDHYEQVPEAESKKVQAKYA
- a CDS encoding PTS sugar transporter subunit IIA — its product is MIGMVLVTHGHLATEFRAALEHVVGPQEQLVAISIGPEDDMERRRRDIIEAIRESDSGDGVVLLTDMFGGTPSNLAISVMNGGKVEVLAGVNLPMLIKLASVRDTAPLEQAVLAAQDAGRKYVYIASKVLNSK
- a CDS encoding YdcH family protein, with the translated sequence MSHVAHELHEEFPEKAQAIHTLKTSNAHFARIAEEYHTLNRSIHRMETNVEPADDATIEDLKKKRLSLKDEIATFLATA
- a CDS encoding HugZ family protein, translated to MTIGNRGAGLAPIPRDPRQDPDFDPAAESRRLLRAIRVATLATLTDAGAPFATLTTIATDYDGAPILLLSKLARHTGYLERDGRCSLLLAQGGRGDPMAHPRLTLNATAAPTKDPLVRGRFLRRNPKASLYADFADFGFWRAEIDAVHLNGGFARAASFGPEHILSDVSGAQALIDGEARLVDEMNADQAGTLALCAEKLDRANPGNWRASGIDPDGLDLVSGDETARLTFPRAVSTPQEAREALSELARLAEEA
- a CDS encoding stimulus-sensing domain-containing protein, producing MSASDGSGDLADVEKRPDEARARESGPAQSERVAQPRPARTGRALSLRLKRLSRLVQSHLSSSLTRRIVVLNLGGLVALLGGFLYLNQFREGLIDARVQSLQTQGEIIAAAIAASATVDTDAITIDPEKLLKLAPGESASASEGQPSLEFSLNPERVGPLLRRLVSPTRLRARIYDRDGYLLLDSRSVTGRSNILRFELPPSGGQPTTLDASSFLQRSLDFLRRLVRRPELPLYEDIGMGNGKTYPEVGSALEGHAHSVVRANEKGETIISVAVPVQRFRSVRGALLLSTMGGDIDAIIATERWGIIRIFLVSAGVMLLLSLFFTNTITEPMRRLAEAAERVRRGAKSRQEIPDFSDRQDEIGHLSGALRDMTTALYNRIEAIEHFAADVAHELKNPLTSLRSAVETLPIAKTDSARDRLLAIIKHDVGRLDRLISDISDASRLDAELARADMDHVDLSAALLTVVDVARAVDRGDGVKIELTMRPSPAEPPRRRWRVLGHDSRLGQVFNNLIDNARSFSTPGGSVRVLLWPERAKGPGGVQLEGYEIIVDDDGPGIPEGAFERVFERFYTDRPEAGFGQNSGLGLSISRQIIEAHGGRIRALNRTRRHPQGTDEPEPNDVVLGARFVVWLPAAR
- a CDS encoding HPr kinase/phosphorylase — encoded protein: MSGAPASVHIHANALVIGERGLLARGPSGAGKSALTLALIAQAQARGDFARLVGDDRVAIEALGGRLIARPHPAIRGLIEARGEGLLEIPHEPACVIHAVVDLCEAERPPERYPEEDEKCAKLLGLTLPRRRLAGGGDAAVAQIFNFIQSVTIK
- the rpsL gene encoding 30S ribosomal protein S12, which encodes MPTISQLIRKPRHPKTYREKARHLGACPQKRGVCTRVYTTTPKKPNSALRKVAKVRLTNGFEVIGYIPGEGHNLQEHSVVMIRGGRVKDLPGVRYHILRGVLDTQGVKDRKQRRSKYGAKRPK
- the rpsG gene encoding 30S ribosomal protein S7, giving the protein MSRRHRAEKREVIEDAKYGDIVLAKFMNSIMYDGKKSTAEQIVYGALDQVEAKAKSDPLAVFRQALDNVAPAIEVRSRRVGGATYQVPVEVRNERRQALAIRWIITAARARNDKTMVDRLSAELLDASNNRGAAVKKREDTHRMAEANRAFSHYRW